In Candida albicans SC5314 chromosome 4, complete sequence, the genomic window GCATGAGCTAATGAAAGAGCCCATAATCTCAAATAAGATGCCGTATGACTAACACAATTAAGACAGAATTCAATAGTATGAATAACTTGATGAATCATAATATCACCAAAATTATGTTCTTCATGatcttcatcatcgtcTTCAGCTgcattttcttgttcttgttcttgtcCTGCCACTCCCgattcttcatcattggCTAATTGAGAATATGATCCATGATGTTGATTTGcttctttttccaattgtcGTTTCATATATAACGGTTTGACTAATAATAACCAAGGAACACAAATCAAAGCAATGAGTAATAAGAAAACTTGAATGGTAGATTGACCAGAATATAATGGTTCAGGAACATCACCTGGTTGTAAAAACATATTGATCAACATATTTAATAATCCTGGTGGTTGTCTCCCTGTGGCAAACCAATCGACTGACCACTTATAAACAATACACAAGGATAAATAACCAAATATACCTTGCATGAATAAAAGACCAGGAATGAAATTACCAATAACATCAATCATACTATTGAAATAAGTATAATTGACTAATGAAAATACATATGAATAAGACATATGAATATATCCcattaatattgataatttcattttataagaattggaaaataataaGGCATTTTCAGTTCCATGCCATGCTGGATCTAATCCAATAGAATAAGTACCAACATATTTAGCATAAATGGTTTCCCCCacattaaatttttctgGCCATTCCCAACCACTTTTGAAGATTGACATTGATCTTGAAAAAACatcattataaataaaaccAGTATACATTGAGAATACCCCCATAAGTAATAAAACATAACGACCAGTATAAGCCatatcaaaaatttcatcttttttcatggcattcaattttttttcatttaaaacAAGAGCTGCAGCTGCTAAAGTAACAATGAAACCATGACCTAAATCACCAAACATAATGGCAAACATAAATGGGAATGTAACAATAGTTGGTAAACCAGgattaatttctttatatttAGGTACACCATAAGCATCACAAATGGCTTGGAAAGCATAAGTGAATTTATTGGTACGAGTATAAGTTGGAGGAGTCTTATTGGTATCCAAAACATTAATAATGGTGGGGACTGATTGTGATGCATCATATTCTTGAATAGCAGTAGTCAATTCCGTAATAGAATCCGTAGGGGTCCAACCTTCAGCAATCAAAGTTTTTCTAGAGTTATCATAATCACAATTATTCATGGCCTTATAAACGGCTTTTTCTCTAGCAATGATTTCCCACCATTTGGCCAAATCACGGGAAATAGCAATTAATTCAGAATTTAATGCATTTTCCGATTCTCCTAAAACAGTAGATAAATCAGTGGTTTTAGTGTTGACATCATCCAATTGTTCTCTTCTTAATGCTGAAGTAGAATCAACATTATATAATTCAGCATCTAATGATTCAcaaatttttctaattctttcaCGAATAAGTGATCCATGAGAAAAGATAATAAATGAACTTTTAGCAACATAAgtattgtttttaaaatcataaatttcttcaggtaaatcttcattatgataatataaattacCTCTTAAAACTCTCCataaaatttgttgtaaAACTCCAACTTTATCTCTATTGATTACCCCTGAAATAAATGAAGATCCTGAACGGgcatcaccaccaccaccactagtGGCACCACCACTTTCTAATTGTGATAATAATGCtgtttcttcattatcGTTGGTGGTTTCACCTTGAACAGcaaagaaattattaactGCTTGAATAGtatatttgaattgttttaaatatttttccttttcatATAAAGTTTCTACTGAATCACGTAATTGAATCACTCtttcttctaataaatcagaaccttcaattaattcatcGATTTCTGTTTGTGGTGGAACATTATCTAAATCATAAGGAAACAATTTAATAGGAATATCTCTTACATCTAATTCTcgtttaaataaattgaattgtcTTTCAACATTATCTAATTTTCTTAATTCTTTAACAAATGATCGTtgaaattcattaattttagaATTTAAATCtctaaattgaataatatcTAATTGACCCACTTTATAAATGATATCTCTAGCAACTTCAGTAGGGACATACAATTGAACAAGTGACATATCCGCTGAACGGAATACTGCTTCTTCCTTCTCCGGCATacctttttttcttgaaatgTATTGATAAGGGATAAGAGAGAGGGGGGGGGAACAGAAGTATATTAGTGAAGAGAATGACGGTTATCTTTTAGTCGTTGACTGATGAAATTggacgacgacgacgaaaaaaaaaaaagtagtGTTTCATTTCTCACCAAAAATTTTAGTAGTGCTTATGTTTCTTGTGCAATGGGACACgtcccccttttttttacatCTTCACACGACCCTATACACAGTAAACCCATTCATAGTTAATTGGTCCCCCCCCCCCATTGCCAAAAGCTTTAGTATATATaatatgattttgataagCTATATTATAGAGATCTATTTTTGATGGTAGAAGATTGTGACTATAATTCCATAGATGACATTGTTTCCGAGTAGAGTACAAGCAATTTTagttatcaaatatttattttgaacaaatttggtaataattttaaaatcaaaatcaaaacattACAATTATGAATTAGGAACTAAATTAAACCTAAACAGAATTCTATAATAAGAAGTTTACAATAGATAATCTTACTTTAGATCAGAATAAGAACTAACTAATTCAAATAGATAGACtgggtggtggtgatgatggtgatgatggtTCCTATTCATAAAATATAGagaattaaattatttttttaattaatggtGCAGATACGGAGCTCCAGATAGTTTTTCATGTTAATACAATCAACACCGAATACCTTTCTATTTATATTCCCAATACAACTTATACTTGAAGGCATAAAACAAGAAACTAACACTAATGATGTCATATAGTCTTAACTATAATGAATAAGTGTGAGTAAGAAAGTAAGtaaattctttctttagtcctttctttgttttacccggaacaacaacaattttgtgtttgtttatcaatGACATCATGCATTAGTCACTAAATCTATACCGACAGTTAACAGTTAACTAGTTTTTAGACAATTGCTATCACACTATAACTATTTAGGAATAATGttaactactactactacccACCTACCAATCACCCTTTCCCTGCATGTAACAATAATTGTGGTAGTTGGTATTTTATACTTGGAGGGAAGGGAAGGGAAGGGAAGGGAAGTATCGGCATCGGTTATAAACgaaatgaaaattattgtttaaaaaCCGTCAAAACTTGCCGCAAATTGAT contains:
- the VPH1 gene encoding H(+)-transporting V0 sector ATPase subunit a (Vacuolar H(+)-ATPase; transcription regulated by Nrg1, Mig1, and Tup1), producing MPEKEEAVFRSADMSLVQLYVPTEVARDIIYKVGQLDIIQFRDLNSKINEFQRSFVKELRKLDNVERQFNLFKRELDVRDIPIKLFPYDLDNVPPQTEIDELIEGSDLLEERVIQLRDSVETLYEKEKYLKQFKYTIQAVNNFFAVQGETTNDNEETALLSQLESGGATSGGGGDARSGSSFISGVINRDKVGVLQQILWRVLRGNLYYHNEDLPEEIYDFKNNTYVAKSSFIIFSHGSLIRERIRKICESLDAELYNVDSTSALRREQLDDVNTKTTDLSTVLGESENALNSELIAISRDLAKWWEIIAREKAVYKAMNNCDYDNSRKTLIAEGWTPTDSITELTTAIQEYDASQSVPTIINVLDTNKTPPTYTRTNKFTYAFQAICDAYGVPKYKEINPGLPTIVTFPFMFAIMFGDLGHGFIVTLAAAALVLNEKKLNAMKKDEIFDMAYTGRYVLLLMGVFSMYTGFIYNDVFSRSMSIFKSGWEWPEKFNVGETIYAKYVGTYSIGLDPAWHGTENALLFSNSYKMKLSILMGYIHMSYSYVFSLVNYTYFNSMIDVIGNFIPGLLFMQGIFGYLSLCIVYKWSVDWFATGRQPPGLLNMLINMFLQPGDVPEPLYSGQSTIQVFLLLIALICVPWLLLVKPLYMKRQLEKEANQHHGSYSQLANDEESGVAGQEQEQENAAEDDDEDHEEHNFGDIMIHQVIHTIEFCLNCVSHTASYLRLWALSLAHAQLSTVLWSMTIGNAFGPTGLIGTFMVVFLFAMWFVLSVCILVVMEGTSAMLHSLRLHWVESMSKYFEGGGSAFEPFTFKGLLDSVL